TCGCCGATGAGCCCGGCGAGCCGCTCGCGGGCGTAGAGCTCGACCTCGCGCGCATCGGCATCGGAGAGGGCATCGATCTTTCCCAGAATGAAGATGATGCGATCGCGATTGGCTTTGAGCAGACGGTCTTTGATGAAGGTGACTTCGCTCTTCTTCAGCACTTGCGTGGCGTCGAGCACGTAGAGAATCACGTCGGCGCGCGGCAGATAGCCATAGGTGATCTCGACCTTCTGGCGCGAGATATCGTTGACGCCAGGGGTATCAACCAGCACAAGCCCATTAGCGAGGAACGGATTTGGGTGCGAAATCTCAACGTATTCTGGCTCGATGGACGCTTCTTCAACGTGTTTGACGACGCCTTCGACGTCGGTGATCTCGATATCGTAGATCTCACCGTCCATAGCCGGCTTTACGCGTGCTTTATGGGCTTCGCCGTGGACCAGATGTGTGATGACCGCGGTGGTAGGGGTGATGCCCATAGGCAAGACCTCTTGGCCGAGCAGCGCGTTGACCACCGTGGATTTACCGTGATTGAACTCGCCGAGCACCACGAGGGTGATGCGGCCCTTGTGGAGCGAGGGGATTCGGTCCTCGACGATCTCTTTTTCCAGGGTGTGGAGGTTTGAGTTCGCGGCAATCTCGGCGAGCTCTTTGAGCAGGTCTTCGACCTCGTCGGCCTTGATTGGAAGGTGGCTCTTTGGCTCGTCAACGTGTTCTTCGCTCATAGTCATCCTCATCTATTCAAACTTTCATCGGCTTCGGGGCACCACTTTCGCCAAGCGTCCCATAATGGTCTAACGGACACATGGTTTGTGTGACATTGAGTAATATCTCTTGGAGCCGGGCACCAAGACCTACCGTGAAGTTTCGCGGAGCCCGCGGATGGTGCACTTCATCCGTGTGAAGTTGCTACCGTGGGGCGCAAACTATGGCGATCTTGTCCGTTGCCGACCTGCGGACATTACGAAAATCCTGTCACAGCCTCCTTGTGTTCTACGTTTTGACCGGGAGCAATCTACTCATGGTGCCCCGGAGTCGATGAAACTCACTTTACACTCACACCTAAATCACGGAGATCAATTCTTCGACCTCGCGGTCCACCTCATCGAGTGGACGGCCTCCGCGCTCACCCTTCAATGCCTGAAAGTACGAACTTTGGGCAAAAAGCCTCAACGCTTGGACCCGTTTGGGCAAGTAAGGATGCCTCGCGAAAAGCTCTTGGAACCGCCCAACGCCTTCCTGTAGCTCGCCAAGTTGAGCCAGGTACTCGTCGATATTCATTTCTTCGAAAAGCTTCTCAGACCCCAAAGCAACCTTCATCAGCGACATCAAAGCGACCTGCTCGTTCTTGCAACAGACAAGACCCGCGCGGTCACAGGTGATCTCACCTCGACGGCTCCACGCATTCAGGGCCATGGATGCGGGCAAACTCGCCCATTTCACATAGACACCGATGCCCTGCGCCATAAAACTTGCAGCCGTGTGATAAACCACGTGTGAGTTCTGGATGTGGCCACACTCGTGGCCGATCACGAACCGCACCTCATCGTCCGAAAGCTTGTCTACCAGTGCGCTATTCACCAGGATGAAAGACTCTTCGTTGGTACCGTAAGTCCCAGCATTGATGAATGGGCTCTGGCTCACATAGACTGTGGGCACCGGAATATCGAGCGCTTCGGCACACTCTACAACGATATCGTGCAGATGAGGGAACTGACGCCGGCTCACTTTGACCGATGTCCCAAGCAGCTCATTCTTCTGGAACGACTTCCAAAATCGAACGCTCGACTCAACCACCACGCGCACCGGCGCAAGCCGCTGAAGCTGTCGCAATACCTTGACGTCGCCCGAGAACGCGTAGTCCCCGAATCCACCGCGTGACTCCTTGCCACCGCCTGGATTCTTTTTACGGTCTACGTATTTCTGAAAGTCGAACTCAGCTGACATAAATCCTCACTTCGCGTGTCCACTCTATCTAACACACGGACTATTGAACTTCATTTCCTTCAACCACCAAAGTTTCTTCGGTAGTCCGCCCGCCAGCATCAGATGCCGCAATCACAATTGTAAATTCAGCATTGCATACCAGAGGTGGCGTAAACTCCACCGGTGGCGTCCAGGTGAATCGGTCGTCGGCATCATCGTCGGCAAGGGTGTCCATAGAAAGGCCGTTGATAAAGCCCGTCACGCTGGACGAAACCAAGTCCCGGTCGTCGTCCGTGACCACCACCGATACCTCAGAAACCGTCGGGTACTCACCCGTGGAGCCGCCTTCACACAAAACCTGTGGAGAGCCGATGACGGGCACGTTCGGGGGAGGCTCTTCTTCGCCACAACCCAATCCGAGAACTAAACACATTGCACATAAGATTCGTTTCATTCTTCCCACTCTATCCAACTGGTTTGCGCGTAGAGGCTATAAAGGTCTGCGCCCATATCTTTAGATTCCCATCGCTCGGCGCCACAATACCAGAGCGGATATCCGTCCTTCTTCTGGCAGTAGCCAGCCTCGTAAGGCCGCGCCAAATCGTAACGAGGTGCATCTTCGAGGCTCCCGGACCAGACCGCAATCACGGGCATTTCGTCAGTCGCCTTGAACGCCTTGCGGCACGCTTCGTACCAGCGTTTGCGCTGCGTCTCACCCATGGCTCTGTAGCCGTAATTGGCCAAGGACGAGAGCTCTTTGGCGGCTTGTTCCGAGACTACAGGGTCGGGCGAGTTGACCAAACGGCAAAGCTGAAATAGCGCGCCATCTCTTAAGTCGTGGTCGTAATCCGGGAGTTCAGCTGTCTCTACGATCCGAAAGTTCTTTGGCTGCCCATTGCGCGTCAACCACCCAAGCCCACGCGCGAGAAGCGCCGCCTCACTTGGCCGAATCTCGGCCCCGAGCTCCGAAAAATGCTTGTCGGCCACCATCACGAGGTCTTCGCCCTGTGCCGGCGCGACCTGGAACAATATACTCTGACACGCAGCGGCGCCTTCGTAATCCATGTTGAGCGCACAGACTCTGGCCCACTTCCAAAACTCAGGTGATTCGGGCCGCTCTCGCCACTCCTTAAACGACTCGATGGCGTTCGATACCAGCCGCGCGTTTCCTTCCCATGCGCGGTTTTGCTCCCAGAATTCATGAACCTCTTTTTGCAAGTCTTCCCGCGGCAGCTTGTCCGCAAAATACAAAAGACTCAGGCACGCATACGGGGCGTTTTCGTCGCGACGATCCACGGCCTTGAGGAGCTCGAGCCGCATCGTGTCGGACACGGTACCACCGGCAATCTGCTCAGAGCGCACGCCACACGCGGTCTCATTTGTGGCACGGGCGCCGAACCGTAGCGCCGCCACGATTTCCTCGTCAGTCCATGCCCGTGACCTTAGCTCGGAGCTTTTCAGCGCATCGAGTTTAGACGCCACATCTTTTTGAGCCTGCGCGGCATCGCTGAGCTTCTCGACAACCGCCGCATCCTCAGGAGACACCACGGGTTTGGGCGCGTCTTCAGGCCGCAGCCCCATGTAGATCGCGATGGCCGCAATCGTGACCAGCACCAAAGAATAGTCGATTGCGCCTAGTCCTTCTTCTTGTTCCGGTGCCGGGATGTGTAGCTTCATCCATGTCCCAGGGATCGAGTCAGCGTAGTCTTATACCAAACTCGGTCGAGCTTCGTGCATCTTTTATGAACACGAAATTCGAGTTCGAGTCAGTCGATAGGACTCGATAGTAGGGCCCAACCTGATATGTGACAACTTTGGTTGGGAAAACACCTTCGGTGTCGAAGTTTCTCGACACGAAATGCGGCGAGATTTCAAAGGTGTAGGAGAGGTCTCTGACCGGTTCGACCTGAAGAGATTCTTCTGCTGTACCAAGCTCGGCGCCTGGATACATGAAGAACGACAAGTACGGGCCCGTGAAGGTCTCGCCAGTCTTTACGCGGGATTGCCGCTTGGGCTCGAATGGGTTGGCCGGTGCAGGTCTCTCGGCGCAAAGTCCGAACTGATTCTCTCGCTCCGACAAAAGCCCGCTGCGCTCGCCGTTGACCACCCAGGTGTCTAGCGGTCGAACTTCCCACGAAATGCCCGTAGGGAAGCATTCACGCGTCGGGAGGGCTTGTGCAAAGCCTTCGATAGGGGCGAGGAAGAGCTCGGTGGCGGTCATGGCCGCAACCCGATAGGTCAAGAAGCCCGGGTCGCCAGCAAAATCCGCACAGGCCTCGGTGTCCGCGGGCGGCGTGGTGATGATGGCCACGTCGTCTTCAAACACACCGGCTCGGCAAAGGTCAACGCCGGCATCCAAGACCGCGACCTCGGTGGCCTCTTCGAGCATGATGCTCTCGGTCGTTTCGGCAAAAACACCATCAGATCGGCGAGTCGCCGGAAGGGCGCCTTCGTAGGTGACGGTCCAGCTTTCAGCGATAAGCCGCGAATCAAACGTGCGTGCGCTCGACCCGAGCTCCAAGAAGAAATCGTCGGTTTCGCCGCCGACCCTGAAGAAGGCTTGCTCAAAAGCCAGCAAGTCGGCGCGGCTGAACGCGTCGAGACTCAGGATCGAGCTCGGCTCGATACCCGTGGCGTCCAAAGAGAGTGGCTGAGGCAAAAGCGGTGACGTGCAGCCCAGCTCGCGTGGGGCGCCAGGAACACCAGCCAAATTACGTAGTTCATTTTCCACAGATTCGGGGAGCTGGCATGTGCCTTTGCCTGCCACGCGACCTTCAGCGCCGGCAACATCCACCAGACCAAAACGCGGATTGACGATCATCGAGGTTCCGTCCTCACAGAAGAACCGCCTCTTGAGAAGCTCGTCGTTCTCACAATCAGTGCATTCCGCCGCACACTCGCCTGCGAAATCATCGCGCGCGATCAGCGGAAACTCTGGAATCTGCGTGCACTTGAGCTCCTCGGTCGCGGCGAGCTCCTCGAGGTCCAAGAAGTCCGAGTTTAGGAGTTTGCGTGCCTCACTCGTCGCTACACGGCAGAACGTATCCATGGTCTCGACGTATCGAACCCGGCCCGTATCTTCGGTGACAAACGCGCCCCACGCATAACGGACCACGACCTCGTCGAGCTCATAAGCCGCGCGATCTGTGGTGCCTTCGAAGAAGCTCTCCGAGCATGGAACGCCGATATTATCCGTTCTCAAGCAGTCGCGGCGCACGGTTCCGGTCACGTCCAGTGGTCTTGGGAACACAGGGACGCCCACGAGATTCGTGAACTCATCCACCCGTGGCTCCACCGAGGTCGCGGCGTTCACCAAGACTTCTCGGGCCACGTCCAGGATCACGACCTGATTTCGCTGTCGGTCGACGAGGTACGCGAATCCACCGAGCTCATCGATCGAAATCGCGTCAAACCCCACAAACTTAATCTCGTCTTCAGATTGGCCGAGCGGCCCGAAGCACCCCGGGTCGTCGGGGTAGTCGATCAGGCCATCTCCGTCATTGTCCACGCCATCATTGCAGGGTGCGCTTGGTACGGAACCTACGGTGGGTCCGCTCTCCGAGCTCGTTGGGCTAAGGCATTCGGGGTCGTCGCGGTCGGTCAGGCCGTCGCCGTCGTTGTCTTCGCCGTCCTGGCAATCGCCCGTGTCAGCAGCTACGGCTGCTTCGGTGCCGTAGGGACCAAAACACTGCGGGTCAGCCTGGTCGATCAGGCCGTCGCCGTCATTATCAACGCCATCGGAACACTCAGATGTGGCGCCGATCTGGTTCGAAATTGCGAACGTGGTCAGGTCCACCACCACCACGTAGTCAAACTCGCGAAGCGTCACGAACGCTTTGAGGCCATCGGGTGTGACGGCCAAGTCCGTGGCGGTGCCCGGAAGGTCAAGCGTGGTGCGGGTATCCGTGGGCTCTTCGCAGCCGCCGGGCTCGCACGTGATGCCATCCATGAACACGAGCTGTGTCGGGCTGCCTTGAGCCACGGTGATGAGGTCGGCACCGTCGCGCTTGCTCACTTCAAAGGCGATCGGCGTGTCGTCGAGCGAAATTCGAGCGTCCAGGACCTCGGGCTCCCAGATATTGACGAGGCTGATATCACGGTCGATTTGGTTCAGCGTGTAGGCCACGGTACCATCCGTGGACGCGGCTACGTCCACCGGCAGGCGCCCAACGGCCAGGTGCGTCACACCGGGTTTGGCCTGGGTGAGGTCCGCGAGGCGAGGCTCGGTGGTGTCCAGACCCACAAAGGCCAGCCGGTCCGAGTTCTCGTTGACCACAAGTCCAATCGCACCGGGCGCGTCGTCTTCGCATGCCTCAAAGATGGGCGTCGAGATCTTGTCTTGCACAGAAAAATTCAGGCAAACACGGCCTTTGGCTACGGCGATGGCGGTAGGCGCATTGAGGCTGATCGGAGGTGAGGGCAGCGCGTCTGTACAGGCGCTTAGCCCCAGTGCCATGAGTGCGAGTGTCTTTTTCATCAGTACAACTTCCGAATCAGGCGGTGATACCTGGGGCTCGCCGGGTCGAGGTCGATGACGCCGACCGATCCACACGGCTCCTCGAGGTAATCGTCGCAACGTCCGCCGGAGCGCGCGAGGTCCTCAAATAACGAGACATAACCGCGCATCCCACGTGGGTCTGCGGCAAAGAAATAGGGCTTTTCGCCGAGCTCAACTTCGGCCACTACGGCGCCGATCGCAGGGTCAACCACTTGGATTGATCGGCCTTCAAAACACGGGATATAGAGCAGGACTTTGCCCTGACGCTCTACGCGCACGATGTCCGACGGCTGGTCGTTGAGCGTGATAGCTTTGGTCACTCGGTGTCCAACGCCGGCCCCAGTCTCGAGGTTCGTGGGCAGGAGCTCCACCACATGAAGCGCATCTGGATTGCGGGTCACTACGTAGAGTGTTTGGCCGTCCGGCTCGAACGCGATGGCGCGAGCATCGATGGCTGAACCGGGAAATCCGTTGAGCGTAACCCGGCCGCGGTCGATGAGCGCCTGGACCGACCCTTGAACGGGTTCGAGATAGGGCTGGAACACGGCGACGTCGCGCGTAAATCGGCCAGCTGCGTAGAAATCGCGGGTGCCCGGGCGCAAAGCCACGGCATTCGAGCCTTCAACGAACTCAGCCGAGCGCATGGTGGCCGTGCTCAGGTCGCCGCGGATGCTGATCGAGGTCAGGTTGGTGCTCCGCAGGTGCGAGAGCCCAATGATGTCCACCGAGTCGATGTCAGACGCGAACTCTCCGCCTTCTGGGGCGCGCACGTTGAAGGTGCCGGCGCCGAGCGTGATGATATTTTGGTCGGCCTCGAGGCCGAGTGAGCCCGCGAGTCCGGCTGCGATAGTGGCTTCGGTGTCCGTCTCATCGGCGACGTAGGTTGCAAACCCGCCGGCTGCCTCAAGACGCCATTCCCCAGCCGCTGCGGCTTCAATGACGAGCTCGCCGCCAAGCACATCTGTGGCGACTGCGAGTCCGAATGGGTCCGTAGGAATGAACGGTGCACCCGACACATTTGGGACGCGGCGCAACGCACAATCGCGTGAGTCCGAGCTGCCTTCGCACGAAATCGCCGAACCATTCTCAGCCACATCCAAAACCAGTAGCTGGTTGTTCAGGCGCGCCGTCACGTACGCCTTGCTGGCGTCAGCGTTGAGCTTGATATTCGCACCAAAACTCGGGATGTACGGCCCTTGGCCGTCAAGAAGTTTTTGGGTTGCGAGGTCGATGACGCTGATGGTGCCACCCGAATCCTCGCGGTAGCGCGTGTCGAAATTCGAGTTCACCACGTAAAGAAAACGGCCGTTTGGATGAACCGTCAGGCCGACCGGCCAATGCAGGCGATCGGTACGCGGTAGCGGGTCTTCGTAGCCGGCCGAGCAGCCAGTTCCCATCACCGTGAGTCCCACCAACGCCGATAGGATAAATTTTTGAGCGAGCTTAAACTGATTCATTCGAACCCCGAAATGCCGCCTCGGATTATCACCACAACCCCTCTCAAAGCAAGTCTAACGTGTCGGGGCTCTTATCTCTCCCGTTCCGGGCGCCATAGCCGCTCACCGCGGTTTTGGTAGGTGAACTTGGTGGAGCAGATCAAGGGATTGCGTCGATCCACACGCGGGTTAAATGGATCATCAATGGTCTGGTAGAAAACAGAAGTGCCCCTGGGTACCTTAATCTGGAGGTCAGGAAGTACCTCAGCATATTTGCAGTAGAACCCGACCCGCAGTTTCTGAAGGCAGAGATTCTCCCACACCAAGACTTGAAGGGCCTCATCGGCAAAATACTCCTTCTCTCTTGTGAAAATCCGAAGTTGGTCAGCTTCATTCTCAGGGCATTTCACCTTGTACGCCCCGAGGTCAAAGGAGCTCGGAGAAATCAGGTCGCAGATAAAGACAGGAGTGATTGGCCCCGTTTCACCATTCAACCTGAATGGGCCAAAAAGCGCGAAGACATACCGAGGTTGGTCTTCTGGTAACGATGCCAAGAATACGGAGTCGAGCTCATCAATCTGCAACGTGCCTTCGATCGGGGTTTGCAGCTCAAACTCCACGCCTGACCAACTCTCCGGTTTCTCACACGAGTTGTTTTCACCTGCAAATCCTGGTTCGGCCCAGACCAGTGCCGCGACTATAGGCAGTAGAAATCTGCGTAACATGCTTGCTAACTCGACTTCCGTTTTAGCCCGAGTTGAAGTCCAAAGATCTTGAAGATTGAGGTGAGTGTTTCCATGGTTGGGTTGGCCTCGTCGTGCTCAAGTTTGCGCAGCGTGCGAACAGAGACCTTGGTCATACGCGAGAACTTTGCCTGATTCACCTTGGCCACATCAACCCGAAGCCTGCGAATCGCCTCTCCCCACGTCCATTCACCACTATTCACCTTCTCCACCACTTCATCGTAGAAGGCATCTCGTTCTTCGATATCCATAGAATTCCCCAGCTTTTCAGCTAGATGCCGCCTATCCGCATGGCGGCAGTTTAATGCCGTTTTTGGGATCTAGCAACTTTCTGTTCGGCACTATGCTGCCGGTGGGCCTACTCGGCGACTTCGGGCTCGACTGCCTCCGGCTCGACAGCCTCAACCGCGCCCTGCGCTCGCCAATTCGCTGCAGCCAGCTCGCCCTGACGCGCATAGTCGATGGCCTCGCCGAGGACCATGGCAGCCTCCTGAGGGGCGTGGAAGCCCATCGAGTTCTCCGAGGCAATGAAGTCCAGACGCCACTGAGCTTTACGTTGTAACTCGCGAGCTTTCGCCAGCTGTTCATCCGAGGCGCCCTCGGCCTTTGCCTTTACGATGGCGTCGATCAGCCCAACAATTGCGACTCCGCCGCGCTGCAGAAGGTCGTGATTACGGTCCTGAATCTTGGCAACGCGCGAAAGGAGTTCCGCCTCGTCCACGTGGTGACAGGTCTGGCAGGCGCGATTGACGTTGAGCAACGGGCTTCGAACCCAGTGGTCCGAGACTTTCGTGGCACCATCGCGTTGGTACGGCATATGGCAATCCGAGCAGGACACGCCGGCACGTGCGTGCACACCCTGGCTCCAGAGTTCGAACTCAGGGTGCTGCGCCTTAAAGACATCAGCGCCGGTTTCGGTATGCGTGAAGTCCTTAAACGGACGGTCGCCCTCAAATTTGCGCTCTTCCCAGTGCTCCTCAATATTCGTGGCGGTCAAGCCCTTGCTCCACGGAAACTCAAGCGGGATCTCGCTCGCGCAGTAGTACTCCACGTGACATTGACCACAGACGAACGAACGCATTTCATTTCGCGACCCATCGACGTTCGGGTCGTAAGGCTCCTTGCGGTCGCCCTTGCGCCAGAGCTCCACGGAAGGAAGGTGCGGCGTAGGTGCTTCGGACTCGGCGAGTCGCTGAATGCCCTTGATGAAGCCGGGGCGAGTGACGCGAAGCTGCATGGACTCGGGGTCGTGGCAATCGCCGCAGCTTACCGGGTGTGCGTGCCCCATATCGTGCAGCTTCTTGTTCAGGTCCTTGTATGCCCACTTATGGCTCTCCTCAAAACCCTTCATGGCATCGCCATCTCCGAGCTCGCGGTAGAGCGGCATCACAGCGGCGTGACAATGAAGGCACGAGCCCGACTGAGGCTTCGTCTGCCGTTCAGTCTGCTCCTGGTCCTCGAGCATATAGGCGTGGCCGCGGCGGTCGCGGTAGTCGATGGAAAACGCATAGCCCTGGAACATGCGCTTTAGCCACGGGTCGCGCTCGATCTTTTGCTCGGGCAAAGCCTCACTTCCGCCGTGCCCGCCAAAACGAGTACGCGTAGAGACAGCCGTGCGCTTGTACGAGTCGTACTGCCGCGGCCAGTTCTTGCCCCAAACCTCGGGGTCGGTGGTGTCCTCATCTACATCCACCACGCGCACGTACGGCGTTTGGGCCTCGGTCTTTCGCTCAAAAATATTCAAGAGCAGCGCCGTGATTACTGCCGATGCAATGATCGAGACAATCAGGACTCCGATCAGCATCAGGCGTGTCTTGCGGGTTTTATTTTCACTCATTCAATTGCTCCTTCCACTCTCCGGGCCTTTCTCGGGGGCCCAATCCGGCGCGAGAGCCGTGGCCTACGGTCCAATGGCAATGTACACACTGCACAAAATCTGGGTCTGACGTGGATCCCGGAATCATGTCGTGAACGAGGTCGCCGTGGCACTCAAGACAATTGTCCTGCAAGAGCCGCCGGTTCTTCTCCTTGATCACGATGGGTTCGCGGAAATCCTGAAACGTAAAGCCTTTCGAGTGGTAATATCCGTTCTCGGCTTTTGCGATATATTTGGGGATGAAGTCGTGGGGCAGGTGGCAATCCACGCACGTGGCCACGGTGTGGTGAGATGACTTCTGCCAGCCATCGTACTGAGGCTGCATGATATGGCAGTTCGCACACGCGGCGGGGTCGGTACTAAAGTACGAAAGACCTTCGGCGTACTCAAACGTATATAGACCCATGCCAACCACAGCACCAACAAGTACTGCTGCGGCAACAGATAGCCACCTAATTAACGAGTCTGCTCGCTCCTCACTCATGCCTGCCCTGATCTACTGCTCAGTTTGCCCTGTCCGTTAACCTTATTGCATGATCGAGTCTCTGTCTAGTTAAGCCTCTTAGGACGGAGACCTTTGTCCGAGTTGGATGTTCCGTGCTACTGGTAACTATCCAGAAATCATCACGAACCCTGCTGCTCGATTCAGGCCAAGCCATGAACTACATACTTGCTGCCATCGCCGTCTTTCTCATCACCTCGTGCGAGAAATCCAAACCATCCGAGCCAGAACCGAAAGAAGCACGTCCGAAAACCTCAAATCAGGTCAAACCCGAACCCGCCCCTGAATCAAAGCCAATCACGATGGCTTATATCACCGGAGAGGACGTGCAGCTGGCGACGGTGTCCAGAGAAGGCATTGTTGCGGGGCAAAAGCTGGAACTAGACCACAAGCCCATTGCGCTTCACTGGATGCGAGAAAAACTCTTCATCCTCACCCACGACGACGAAGACCCACCAAAGTTCGAACTCATCGAATACACGAACCAGAAGAGGCGAAAACTCGATCTTCCGGAAGCTACGGCATGGGCCGTGCCACATGATGGCGATTTTTCAGCTCACGAAGAAGGCGGCGCCTTGTTTGGCGACGACCGAGAACTCTGGATGCGACGCTGCGCCGGAGGGTACATGGGCGATATGAGCGGATGCACAACGTTTGGTTACGTGCGTTTACTACCCGAACTTCTCGAGAAACAAACCGAGGCCCCCAAGAAACCACGATTTGGTGTGAGATTTGTGGACGCACCTGCCGGCTACGACGTGGACGTGGACTTCGATGACGAAACCGAAACGGGCAAACTCGTGTGCAAGGACAACGACGCAGCACCGGTAGTCTTGGACCCGCAACAACTCGGGATGGAGCCCGAAATGGTGCTCTGGCTCTCCCAAGACCCTCCGATCTTCGTCGTCAATCAATACGACCAGAGCGGCGAAGGACTTTTCGACTACTACATGATTTTCACGCCCTGTGAGTCCAAACCCCATGCTGAAGAAAGTGTGGCCGAATACGACTTCGTGTATGGGCCAAATGGCGCATGGGCGGCCGAGGGTGGCATCTATCTGGACAACCAGCGCATCGGTCAAGTGGATTTCCAAGAGGCCGACATTCCCCGCTACAGCGGTCCGGGCCTCGCCTTTTCATTCGTCGAGGACTAGCAAAAGTGGTGGCCCGCTTTACTGAGTGTTGGTAGAGTATCAGGCCGAAGCTTGGACCTTTAGGGGAGAAATACGAAGTGCTAGCCAATATTCCGAATTTCCTTAGAACCATTATCCCTACATGCCTATTGCTGGTGCCGAGTCTAGGCCATGCGCAATTCAATGAGCCCGATTTCGGAAATCATCCTAATCCTGCTGAGGTCCGCAAAGTCGTCGAAGCCAGACGTGGCAAGATCCAAGGCTGTTTCAAAGAACATTCGCAAAGCATGCCGGAACGTCTCGATGTTCAGTTCACTATCTGGAAAGATGGCGGCGTGAATTGGGCATCTATCGATGATTCTGGCATCAAGGATCCGAGCGTCACCCGATGCGTACGGGATGTGATCCTCCTCACGAAATTT
This Microvenator marinus DNA region includes the following protein-coding sequences:
- the nrfH gene encoding cytochrome c nitrite reductase small subunit, which gives rise to MSEERADSLIRWLSVAAAVLVGAVVGMGLYTFEYAEGLSYFSTDPAACANCHIMQPQYDGWQKSSHHTVATCVDCHLPHDFIPKYIAKAENGYYHSKGFTFQDFREPIVIKEKNRRLLQDNCLECHGDLVHDMIPGSTSDPDFVQCVHCHWTVGHGSRAGLGPRERPGEWKEQLNE
- a CDS encoding YncE family protein → MNQFKLAQKFILSALVGLTVMGTGCSAGYEDPLPRTDRLHWPVGLTVHPNGRFLYVVNSNFDTRYREDSGGTISVIDLATQKLLDGQGPYIPSFGANIKLNADASKAYVTARLNNQLLVLDVAENGSAISCEGSSDSRDCALRRVPNVSGAPFIPTDPFGLAVATDVLGGELVIEAAAAGEWRLEAAGGFATYVADETDTEATIAAGLAGSLGLEADQNIITLGAGTFNVRAPEGGEFASDIDSVDIIGLSHLRSTNLTSISIRGDLSTATMRSAEFVEGSNAVALRPGTRDFYAAGRFTRDVAVFQPYLEPVQGSVQALIDRGRVTLNGFPGSAIDARAIAFEPDGQTLYVVTRNPDALHVVELLPTNLETGAGVGHRVTKAITLNDQPSDIVRVERQGKVLLYIPCFEGRSIQVVDPAIGAVVAEVELGEKPYFFAADPRGMRGYVSLFEDLARSGGRCDDYLEEPCGSVGVIDLDPASPRYHRLIRKLY
- a CDS encoding ammonia-forming cytochrome c nitrite reductase subunit c552; its protein translation is MSENKTRKTRLMLIGVLIVSIIASAVITALLLNIFERKTEAQTPYVRVVDVDEDTTDPEVWGKNWPRQYDSYKRTAVSTRTRFGGHGGSEALPEQKIERDPWLKRMFQGYAFSIDYRDRRGHAYMLEDQEQTERQTKPQSGSCLHCHAAVMPLYRELGDGDAMKGFEESHKWAYKDLNKKLHDMGHAHPVSCGDCHDPESMQLRVTRPGFIKGIQRLAESEAPTPHLPSVELWRKGDRKEPYDPNVDGSRNEMRSFVCGQCHVEYYCASEIPLEFPWSKGLTATNIEEHWEERKFEGDRPFKDFTHTETGADVFKAQHPEFELWSQGVHARAGVSCSDCHMPYQRDGATKVSDHWVRSPLLNVNRACQTCHHVDEAELLSRVAKIQDRNHDLLQRGGVAIVGLIDAIVKAKAEGASDEQLAKARELQRKAQWRLDFIASENSMGFHAPQEAAMVLGEAIDYARQGELAAANWRAQGAVEAVEPEAVEPEVAE
- a CDS encoding helix-turn-helix domain-containing protein — protein: MDIEERDAFYDEVVEKVNSGEWTWGEAIRRLRVDVAKVNQAKFSRMTKVSVRTLRKLEHDEANPTMETLTSIFKIFGLQLGLKRKSS
- a CDS encoding M48 family metallopeptidase encodes the protein MSAEFDFQKYVDRKKNPGGGKESRGGFGDYAFSGDVKVLRQLQRLAPVRVVVESSVRFWKSFQKNELLGTSVKVSRRQFPHLHDIVVECAEALDIPVPTVYVSQSPFINAGTYGTNEESFILVNSALVDKLSDDEVRFVIGHECGHIQNSHVVYHTAASFMAQGIGVYVKWASLPASMALNAWSRRGEITCDRAGLVCCKNEQVALMSLMKVALGSEKLFEEMNIDEYLAQLGELQEGVGRFQELFARHPYLPKRVQALRLFAQSSYFQALKGERGGRPLDEVDREVEELISVI